The Equus przewalskii isolate Varuska chromosome 5, EquPr2, whole genome shotgun sequence genome window below encodes:
- the LOC103546707 gene encoding uncharacterized protein isoform X1 produces the protein MVMGQGDLISQLRTLSEFSSSSSLLLPPPPFPFLRSRGIHIVCGRGLHFFFFFTTTWECRLQGPRAEGYIKAQRSSGPSTPKTCHLPPHLREPPALPTGTMLRTALVLSAWFGLAVTYPIAFQEFIHIINDPVLSADPEPVVVLEPEEPAVVIEPLTGGELVINLEPSEELDLTADLESTTDLESTTDLESATDLELTTDLESATDVEFFRGGELTTEAYLKNTQAFELSTAVESSTLSFEKEATEATVDYNSVQPESFANKDYEVVTAAYFDEPILVASDEPITSFGNDESVSVLF, from the exons ATGGTAATGGGGCAAGGCGACCTAATTTCGCAGTTAAGGACCTTGTCAGAGttttcctccagctcctccttgcttctccctcccccaccgtTTCCTTTTCTTCGCTCCAGGGGCATTCACATTGTGTGTGGGCGaggcttgcatttttttttttttttcaccaccaCCTGGGAATGCCGCCTTCAGGGACCTAGGGCTGAGGGTTACATAAAAGCCCAGCGAAGCTCTGGGCCCAGCACCCCTAAGACCTGCCACCTGCCTCCACACCTTCGAGAGCCTCCTGCACTCCCCACTGGCACCATGCTCAGGACGGCCCTGGTCCTCTCTGCTTGGTTCGGTCTGGCTGTGACTTACCCCATCGCATTCCAGG AATTCATACACATTATCAATGACCCGGTGCTATCTGCCGACCCAGAGCCAGTGGTTGTCCTGGAGCCTGAAGAGCCGGCTGTTGTCATAGAGCCGCTCACTGGTGGAGAGCTGGTCATTAACCTAGAGCCAAGTGAGGAACTAGATTTAACCGCTGACCTAGAGTCCACCACAGACCTGGAGTCGACCACAGACCTAGAGTCGGCCACTGACCTAGAGTTGACCACAGACCTAGAGTCGGCCACTGACGTAGAGTTCTTTCGTGGTGGAGAATTGACTACTGAAGCGTATTTGAAGAACACACAGGCTTTTG AATTGTCTACTGCTGTGGAATCAAGCACCCTCAGCTTTGAGAAAGAAGCCACTGAGGCCACAG ttgaCTACAATTCAGTTCAGCCAGAGAGCTTTGCCAACAAAGATTATG AAGTTGTCACTGCTGCTTATTTCGATGAGCCCATCCTTGTAGCATCAG ATGAGCCCATCACCTCATTTGGAAACGACGAGTCCGTCTCAGTGCTTTTTT aa
- the LOC103546707 gene encoding uncharacterized protein isoform X2 gives MVMGQGDLISQLRTLSEFSSSSSLLLPPPPFPFLRSRGIHIVCGRGLHFFFFFTTTWECRLQGPRAEGYIKAQRSSGPSTPKTCHLPPHLREPPALPTGTMLRTALVLSAWFGLAVTYPIAFQEFIHIINDPVLSADPEPVVVLEPEEPAVVIEPLTGGELVINLEPSEELDLTADLESTTDLESTTDLESATDLELTTDLESATDVEFFRGGELTTEAYLKNTQAFELSTAVESSTLSFEKEATEATVDYNSVQPESFANKDYVVTAAYFDEPILVASDEPITSFGNDESVSVLF, from the exons ATGGTAATGGGGCAAGGCGACCTAATTTCGCAGTTAAGGACCTTGTCAGAGttttcctccagctcctccttgcttctccctcccccaccgtTTCCTTTTCTTCGCTCCAGGGGCATTCACATTGTGTGTGGGCGaggcttgcatttttttttttttttcaccaccaCCTGGGAATGCCGCCTTCAGGGACCTAGGGCTGAGGGTTACATAAAAGCCCAGCGAAGCTCTGGGCCCAGCACCCCTAAGACCTGCCACCTGCCTCCACACCTTCGAGAGCCTCCTGCACTCCCCACTGGCACCATGCTCAGGACGGCCCTGGTCCTCTCTGCTTGGTTCGGTCTGGCTGTGACTTACCCCATCGCATTCCAGG AATTCATACACATTATCAATGACCCGGTGCTATCTGCCGACCCAGAGCCAGTGGTTGTCCTGGAGCCTGAAGAGCCGGCTGTTGTCATAGAGCCGCTCACTGGTGGAGAGCTGGTCATTAACCTAGAGCCAAGTGAGGAACTAGATTTAACCGCTGACCTAGAGTCCACCACAGACCTGGAGTCGACCACAGACCTAGAGTCGGCCACTGACCTAGAGTTGACCACAGACCTAGAGTCGGCCACTGACGTAGAGTTCTTTCGTGGTGGAGAATTGACTACTGAAGCGTATTTGAAGAACACACAGGCTTTTG AATTGTCTACTGCTGTGGAATCAAGCACCCTCAGCTTTGAGAAAGAAGCCACTGAGGCCACAG ttgaCTACAATTCAGTTCAGCCAGAGAGCTTTGCCAACAAAGATTATG TTGTCACTGCTGCTTATTTCGATGAGCCCATCCTTGTAGCATCAG ATGAGCCCATCACCTCATTTGGAAACGACGAGTCCGTCTCAGTGCTTTTTT aa